A single genomic interval of Lucilia cuprina isolate Lc7/37 chromosome 2, ASM2204524v1, whole genome shotgun sequence harbors:
- the LOC111683078 gene encoding ras-related protein Rab-9A, whose amino-acid sequence MTNMRPPNKSTLLKVVILGDGGVGKSCLMNRFVSNRYDENNFHTIGVEFMNKDIEVDGEKYTLQIWDTAGQERFRALRTPFYRGSDVCLLCYAIDDYDSFRGLKQWREEFLHYADVKADKFPFIVVGNKNDLAQQCRQVGSDELKQWCDNFQIRSHIETSSKTATNVNDAFILAVRQWKHMERIAEIELKQNDTIDLTKTIRLAQNRFCCTGGGGSSASTTTATGNLESEDESMHTPSPRRFGKRPTKPQETHYQL is encoded by the exons ATGACCAATATGCGTCCTCCAAATAAATCGACTTTATTGAAAGTCGTTATATTGGGCGATGGTGGCGTTGGCAAATCATGTCTTATGAATCGTTTTGTCTCTAATCGTTATGATGAGAACAATTTCCATACAATTGGTGTGGAGTTCATGAACAAAGACATTGAGGTGGATGGTGAGAAGTATACATTGCAG ATATGGGACACTGCTGGTCAGGAACGTTTTCGTGCTTTACGCACACCTTTCTATAGAGGTTCAGATGTTTGTTTATTATGTTATGCCATCGATGATTATGATAGCTTTCGTGGCCTTAAACAATGGCGCGAAGAATTTCTACATTATGCCGATGTTAAGGCAGATAAATTTCCCTTTATTGTAGTGGGCAATAAG AACGATTTGGCACAACAATGCCGTCAGGTAGGTTCGGATGAACTTAAACAATGGTGTGATAACTTTCAAATACGAAGTCACATTGAAACCTCTTCGAAAACGGCCACCAATGTTAATGATGCTTTCATCTTGGCCGTACGTCAATGGAAACATATGGAACGTATAGCagaaattgaattaaaacaaaatgacaCAATTGATTTGACCAAAACAATACGTTTAGCACAAAATCGTTTTTGTTGTACGGGTGGTGGTGGTAGCAGTGCATCCACCACAACAGCTACAGGTAATTTAGAATCAGAAGATGAATCTATGCATACACCCTCACCACGACGATTTGGTAAACGTCCAACGAAACCTCAAGAAACTCATTATcaactttaa